Genomic segment of Methanolobus mangrovi:
ATTATATTATTATTCCAGCCTTTTTATCACTTCTGCAAAAGCAAAGTTCGGCTTTACGTCCTGAACCTTTATTCTTACACGATCTCCAAGCTCAACGCCTTTGACAAAAACAACAAAGTTGTCTATCAGAACTGCTCCGTCACCACTGGAACCTAGTTCCTTTATCTCAACTTCAAACTCACTACCACGCCTGACAGGTGATGTCAGGAATTTCTTACCAACAATATATATCTCAGCACTTTGAGACCTTGAAGCCTGGGGAGAGTAGGAACGTGTAAATGCGAAATTATCCCGGACCTCTTCAAGGAACTGGTTGAACATGTCACCCTGGAAGACCTTAACAACAAAATGTCCGTTGGGTTTGAGAATTTTCTTTGCACAGCCTAGAGCTGACCTCGTCAGATCGATAGACCTTGCATGATCAAGACTCCAGTTTCCACTGAGATTTGGCGCAGCATCACAGATTACAACGTCTGCACCGCCCTGTCCGACAAGCCCCAGGATCTTCTCGATTGTCCTGTCTGCGGTAATATCACCCATAACGGTCTCAACGCCTTCGATGGGAGCTATTCTCTTAAGGTCAACACCTACAACTCTTCCGCCTGATATTTCCTTTGCGACTTCCAGCCAGCCTCCGGGGGCTGCACCTAAGTCCACCACAGTATCCCCTTCTTTTATGATATTGTGTTTTCCATTTATCTGGAAAAGCTTGTAAGATGCCCTTGAACGATAACCTTCGTCCTTTGCTTTCCAGTAATACTTATCTCGCCTGTCTCTTGCCATATGAATACCTTGATAATACCTAAAAGTCAAATACCTTGTGCCGACTTCAGAGCTTCAATTCTGCTACTAAGCTCCTGAATCCCGGCTTCAAGACCTGCCATTGTATCTGGAAGCCAGAAACTGTAATCATAATACTGGTTCAATATGTCACTATACCTGTGTTCAAGGTTTTCCAGGTCTTTCGGATGAAATCTACCTTCATTAACAGAATTGATTTTGTCATCCAGATTTTTTATTCTTTTATGCAGGTTCTTGCTGAATCTGCTGGCCACTCTGCTAAGCTCAACTTCCCTTTTTGCCATCTCAAGTATATCGATGACCTCACTCAGGTCAAAAGGAACTTCCGGGAAAGCGTTTGGCCCAGATATATAATAGGAAAGTTCATCCTCATCCAGACCTTCGATCTCCTCCCAGGATACAACAGCTATCAGATGTTCTTTTTCCGCATCTTCACAAAGGTTTTTTATTGAAGGCAGAGTCAATGGAACGCTGCCCCTGAGTAAATATAATTCCTTTGCTACATGATAAATTTCATCTACTGTCAGGGCACCAAGAGCATCGACAATCCCACAGAGTTCTTCTTTACTTAGCATATAGACCAACCTTATCAGAACCTGTATCTCCGACTGATCAATATTTGATTTAAGATATCCGAGATGTTATTCTTTTCTATGTGAATATCAGAAGAGGACAATACTTGTTCAATGTCCAGAGGGATATCTGTCGCTATTTCCCTTGCAAGCTGAGGGTCACCTGCCAGAATAAGATAATCTATGGTCCCTTCAAATTCTTCAAGCATATCCTTGAGAGAGAATTTGACCTTGTCAATATGATGTGCAATATCTTCATCCCGCAGACGTTCAAAGCGTCTCTGGCTGAAACCTCCCTTTGCATGCTTGGCTTTGACACTGCTTTTGATCACTTGGAATGAATCGAATTCTTCCCTGTCAAGAGATAAGCCTACAAAGGATTCACCTGCATGCGCTACCAGGACACATATACTTGCATCCTTATTCAGCAATTCAATTACAGGAGTGATGTCAAAATTATTCCCTGTACCCCAGTAGGAACTCTTCAAAGGCAAAGGAGGAATTATCAACTCATTCACCATATGATCGGGAGAATGGAACAATACAAACCCTGTGGATGAATCGACCTTTTCGATCAATGCAAGGGTCTCACTGTCAATTAGTCTAAGCAGATTTTCATAATCCCTTATGCCATCCAGTCGCCCACCGGCAGCAATACAGACTGTTAGCAAGGATTCTGTCAGGTACTTTACAGACGAGATACATAAAAGAAACTCTTCAGTCCGTTGCTTGTTGAACAGGTCAACATGGGTGAAAGATAAGTCCCCTGAAGCTTCGACCTTTTGTTTATCGAGCTCATGTTCCAGAGTACAGAGCTTCACTTCTGCAGCCTTCAGATTTTCTTCAGCTTCCTGTTTTGCTGCAATAGCCTTCTTTTCGGATGCCGCACCTTTTTCATACCTCACATTAGCTGTTTTCACGTCCAGCTCAAGCTCAAGTATGTGCGACCGAAGCCGGTTGATCTCATTCTCCAGTTCTTCTTTACCCGAATATTTTTTGAAGATATAATTGATATTGTTAATTACCTTCTCTTTTTCGACCATCTAACAGCAATAAAAACGTCCTGTCTAAAAAATCTGTCTATATAGAACGAGAATACCGGAATTTGAATGAAATCAGAAATCAAGTTCAAAACAGATATAAGATACAAAAATAAAAAAGAGAAAAGAAGATCAGGCATCCATCACAAGACGGAAGCCTATTGCAGAATCCCCATCACGAGGATCCTGTTTCTTTCTGTATGCAGTATACAGTGCATTTTCCTTACTTGAGTAACTGCCACCTCTGGCAACCCTCAGGAAACTTGCTCCTTTCTCAACCGCACTGCCATCTTCCTGTGCACCGGAATAATCATCAACCCAGCTATCCTGCACGTATTCCCATACATTGCCGTGTACGTCGTAAAGTCCCCATTCATTTGGCAGTTTCTCACCCACATTATGAGTATGCTCGTAAGAATTCTCCTGATACCATGCATAGTCTTTCAGGAAAGGACCTTCATCCTCATCTATTTCACCGAATGAGTAAAGTGTTGTTGATCCTGCCCTTGCTGCATATTCCCATTCTGCCTCAGTTGGAAGCCTGTATTTAGTAGTTCCTTCCACCTCATTGAGTTTGTCAATGAACTCCTGAACATCATTCCATGAAACACTTTCAACCGGCTGGTCATTTCCTTTGTAACTTGAAGGATTATTGCCCATGACTGTTTCCCACTGCTCTTGTGTCACTTCATACTTACCAATGTAAAATGGATCATCCAGTCTTACCTCATGGATTGGCTGGGAATAAGCATACTTTGATGTACCCATATCAAAACTTCCGTCCTCGATCAACTGGAACTCTACACCAATCGAATTGGTGAACTCATCACCAAGGTCACCATTGTCTGCCGATGAACTGCCACCTTTACTATCACTGCCATTATCATCTGAAGTGCATCCTGTTGCAGCTATTGCAAGCAAGAGCACTGCCATGATTGTTATTACTTGTTTCGTACCTATCCGCATAATAAGCCCTCTATGCAACTTTTTTCGAGCACGATGGTATTAATAGATATCTATTTGTTCTAGTGTAAACGGCAATAGATGTAGTTTTCATCAGGTTTCCTTAAAATACTCATATGTATCGATCATATCCAGATAGATAGACGTCAGTAACATAAGTGAAATGAGAAAATAATAACCAATGATTTCAGACTTATAGATAGTTAGTACATGATAAAATCCACAGAAGTTATTCAGAATGCTGAGTTACAGGATTATGGGAATAAATTTAAAAAAGATGAAATGAGGTTATTAACCTGATTTCATCAACAAGAGAGGTCACTATATCCTCAATAGGCTTCCACGGTCATTTTGTGGGCAGTTACAACATCATCCATATTCATGACGATATTACCGTCTGATATCGTGTATGGAATGCTCTCCTTTGGATATGCAACACAGCCGCCCCGGATACCTTCACCTGTGGCAGCATCAAAGACAGTGCCGCATGAATCACAGACAAGGACATCACCTGTGAGTGTGAAACCTATTGAACCACATGGTGGACATACATTGGACCGGACCTGAACCTCATCATTGAGCTTGTAGGCCATAACTGAAACTTCCCCGATATCCGTATTCACTTTAAAGTGAACATTAGTATACCTTTCCACAGAACTGACAGGAATGGATACTGTATCCGCACTTGTCCAAGGTTCTATCCATGTTCCTTTAACAGGACCTGATCCTCCTGCTGAAGCAGAGCTCTCTGAATCCAAACAGCCCAATGCTGAAATAGATACTATTATCGCTAACAAAGATACAATGATCAATTTTCTATTCATACATATTACTCCTGAAATCTAGTAATGATACTTCCTTGAATTCTTTACTTAACGTAGCCATCCTGTAACTCAATTATTCGATCAGAATATGCAGCAAGCTCACTGTTATGAGTCACCATGATTACCGTCATCTCGCCAGCCAGCGACTTTAGCAGAGATATTATCCTAGAGCCGGTGAGAGCATCCAGCGCACCTGTAGGCTCATCAGCAAGCAGTATCTTTGGATTCATGACAACGGCTCTTGCGATAGCCACACGCTGCTGCTCACCACCACTCAGTTCTGATGGCCTGTGATTCATCCTGTGTGACAAGCCTACTTTTTCCATTGCACTTGCTACTGCACCGTCATCCTTCTCACCTGCAAAAACCAGTGGAAGAGCAACGTTCTCATAAGCCGTAAGTGAAGGGATGAGGTGGAACTGCTGGAAAATAAAGCCCACTGCCTTACGCCTTAGCTCAACAAGTTCTTTCTGGGACCTGCCTGTAATATCATCGCCATTGATATGGATACTTCCGCTTGTTGGATGGTCCAGCATACCTATAAGGTTCATAAGAGTGGTTTTTCCGGAACCTGACTGGCCCATGATGGAGACGAACTCACCGTTTTTTATTGCCAGGTCTATCCCATGCAGAACTTCTACTTCAGTTGAGCCTAAGTTGTAATTCTTTGTCACATCAGTGACCCTGATGACATCATGATTTTCAGACACTTCTAAGCACCTCCGCAGGGTCTATTCCAAGAGCCCTCTTTGCAGGAACAAGGGAAGCTACCATTCCGGTAAACATACAAATAGCAACAACCGGTAGCATAAGATCCCACATTGGATCGGGTGTTACTGAGACCAGCATCGGAGCTGAAACGAATGAAGCCAGGGTACCTATGAGGAAACCGATGCATCCCCCAACAATGCCAATGATCGCACCTTCCAGGAACAGCATGGAAACCACCTGGACATCGCTTGCACCTATGGCACGCATAATACCAATCTCCTTCATTTTTTCGTTAACAGAAGCAAGCATTGTGGAAGCAACGGTCAATGTGCTTACAAGCAGGGTAATAATAGAAACTGCCATAGCAGAGGATTTTGTATGATTGACAATTGCCATCTCATTTTGCACGATCTGGCTCATTGCCCGTGCTTCCATTCCCGGGAGAACACCTTCGATCTGCTGGCTCATTTCTTCAACCGGACAGGCATTACACAATGCACGTACCTCCAGACTGCTGACTTTTCCTTCCTGAGAAAGCAGATACTGGGAAGCCGCAAGCGGGAGTATGATGTAGCTGTCTTCATTATCCCCGGTGCTCTCTATCACACCTGCAACCTGAGCATTTATCGAGATATTGTCTTTTGAAAGTGTTATCATCGAACCTTCCTTAAGCCCCAGTGGAATGGCAATATCCGAACCCACCAGTACTTCTGGTTGTTCAGTGTTCTCTGAAGACATCCAGTGACCCTGAATATTCCACCAGGGTTTGAGATTCATTTCCTGTTCCGGGTCAACGCCCATCACAACAACAGAAGAGCCCTGAAGTTCTGCGATACCATAGAGTCTTGGTGCTACGACCGAGAGACTTGCATTATCCTTGATCGTGTAGATCTTCGGAATATCTGATTCTTCTATGTAGTTGTTTCCTGCGTAGAGTGAACCCATTGAAGAGTATCCATCCACAAGAGGGATGGATTCGATCTCAGGCCGGACTATTATGTTTGCACCGAATTTGTTCGTTGCTTCATGAAAGCCTTCAGTTGCTGCTGAGAATGTAGTTACGACAGCTACTATTGCAGCAGCAGCTACGACCACACCAAGCACAGCCACCAAAAGTTTTGTTTTCCTGCGGAATACGTCCTTCAATACAAAAGAGTGTAAATGCATCCTATTCTCCTCAATTTTGTGTCACCATTAGAGTGATTATACACTAAGTGTAAAGTTATTGATTTACAATAAGTGTAAAGGTAAATGAACTTTACGCCAAATGTAAAGCAAAAACTAAGAGAAACTCATAAGATATATATGGCTTTACAGCAGTTGTAAAATTATGGTAAAATTGGACAGAATAAACCTCTCCAATGAAGGATTGACCAAATTTTTCAGTCCCATTGAATCACAAATAATGCAGACTCTTTGGGAAAGTGAAGAACTGACAACTCCCGAGATAACTGAAAGGACAGGCATCCCATTATCAAGTGTAGCCGGTACTCTGGACAGGCTGGTGAAAGCCGGTTTTGCAACGCGGGAACTTGACAAGAGCGGAGCCAAGGTCAGATATCTCTATTCTGCTGCAGATTCCATGGACAATACTGCAAACACCATCACAAAAAAGGTACTTGACAGTCTTGTAGACACTTTCGGAAAAGTGGCGATAGAAAATTTCCACACATACCATAACAAGAAGTGAAATTTTCAGGACACGGAACATGTTCTCCATACAGGATGAAGTGGAATGCTATATTGCCTGCATTAATGAAGCCGGTCTACTGCCGGTGATAGGCATCTCAATAATCCTGGCACTGGCAATGTTCACTATATACTTCAAAACCAGAAAACCAGTTGCAAGGCTCTCATCATTTGCTGCAGGCCAGTTATTCATTATTTCTGCCATCGCAGCGATTGTCTATGCAATGCAGTGCAGCCAGATGTTAAGCATCGAAATATATCTTGGCTATGTGACACTGTCAACGGTGATCATCCTACTCCTGCCGAGAGCATACTACAAGGTACTTATCAAAAGATACGAAGCCAGGCCAATAACAGAGATCATGGACTGGCCTCAGGGATTTGTCAACGACCTGGATACAAAGTCAAGTGTATATTATTATGATTCGGCGGTACCCAGAGCCTTTGCTTCAGGAAAAGCTATTTTCCTGTCACTTGGAATACTGGAACTGGTAGATACGTCAGAACTGAAAGCCATCCTTGCACACGAAGTATGGCATCTTCGCTACAATAGCAGAACCCCGATATTAAGACAACTGGCACTGATGAGCTTTACAAAGAACCGTTCTGAGGATGAACTTGAGACGCTTGCAGACATGTTTGCAGAAAAGGTTGTCAGCAAGAAAGCACTCGAGTCAGCAAGAGCAAAGATAAGCTAATCTCGATCTTTAATGAAACCGTTCAAGCGTTTTCCTACCTCATGCCATAATCCGGATTAAACCACGCCATAGGAATATCAGCCTCAAACCCACCGTCTGACCTTCTGATCTTCTTTTCCAGCCAGCCTTCCTCGACAAAACCAAGAGACCTGTAGAGGTTTCTAGCGGCATGGTTGCTCTCCTTTACTATAACCTCGACCCTGAGGACCTCAGGATGTTCCGACCTCACCTTAGAGAGCAGAGTGGTAAAAAGCATCCTTCCAATTCCTTTCCTCTGAAAAGAGGGATGCACAACAAGAGTTAGGTGCTCAAGAACATGCGAGAATACACAAAGAGAGGGCCTGTATGTATGAATCTCACCGATTACCCGGCCACTGCCAATATCATCAACCACGAGGATGATACCATCTGCAAGGCTGTTTGTAAGGAATTTGTTGATATATTCCTCTGTGATCTCGTGGGGTTCACGGATAATGCCACCGGAGCGTGAGGCTACCTCACGGTAGAGAGATAGGAGTTTGGGTTTGTCTGCGAGGGTTGCGGGGCGAGGGAACGGCAAAGGATTCAATGAAAAAGCACCTTCTTTTCAATCTTTATAAATTTAATACCGTTCAAGTATAATATAGTACTAGTAGTGGTAAGATTAACAAAAATCTAACTTACATTACCCGCCCTTCTTAAATACTAAAAATCCACTTGTTTAATCAAAAAAGGATAGAATATGCCCCAGATTCCAAACGAACACCCCACCCTCTGGATAAAGTCTGCAAAATCCCGAACGCTTCAGGGAAAGACCATTGTGCTTGCAGTCACAGGCAGCATTGCTGCTGTAAGGACAGTGGAACTTGCGCGGGAATTTATTCGCAGGGGAGCGGACGTACATGCAGTTATGAGCGAGGCTGCCGGCTGGATAATCAACCCCATGGCCCTGCATTACGCTACAGGAAACGAGGTCATCACCAGCATAACCGGAAAAGTAGAGCATGTAGAGTTCTTTGGTAATCTCGGCAGGGCGGACCTATTATTAGTGGCACCTGCAACAGCCAATACACTTGGAAAAATAGCAGCAGGGATTGATGACACACCTGTGACAACCTTCGCAACCACTGCCATCGGTGCGGGCAAGCCGGTGATGATAGTTCCTGCAATGCATGAGGATATGTATAATCATCCTGCTGTTCTGGAGAATATTGAGAAAATAAAAGGTTGGGGAATCAGCTTCATCGGACCCAGGATTGAAGAAGGCATAGCAAAGATAGCCGGAAATGATGATATAGTGCTCCAGGTAGAGAGAACTATCGGAAAAAAGACGCTCTGCGGAAAGAAGATACTTATCACAAGTGGGTCCACGGCAGAACCTATAGACCCCATACGTATCCTGACAAATCGGGCATCAGGGAAGACCGGAGTTGAACTGGCACTGGAAGCCTACCGCAGGGGTGCTGATGTCACCATCGTACACAGGAACAAACTTGGAGTTTCGGGCATCAATGAGATACATACTGAAACTGCTGCTCAGATGACAGATGCCGTACTTGATGAACTTGCAAAGGACTACGATGTACTCATAAGTTCTGCAGCCATTGCAGATTATACTATAGATGCAAACGAGCAGAAGATCAAATCAGGTGAAGGGCTTGAGCTTTCATTCAAACCTACACGCAAGCTCATAAAAGAAGCCAGGAAATCATATCCGCAGGTGAAGATAATCGGATTCAAGGCAGAAGCCGGGGTGGATACAGAAGAATTGCTCAGGAGAGCAAAGCAGACCCTTGAAACTTCCGGGCTTGACATGATAGTTGCCAACGAGGTCAGCAAGAGTGGAATGGGAACCAACAGCAACAATATCACGATCATATACTCCGATATAAGAGAGAATCTTAATGTAGAAGGTTCCAAAAGCCTTATTTCAAATGTCCTTATGGATGAGATAACAGGACTGTTAGCAGCAAAGGACGAAGAATAGATGCCATGTAGATCATGCAAAGAAATTATTGCGGCCAGGGCTTTTGCACCTGCCCATATTACCGGCTTTTTTCAGATACATAACCATAATAACCCTATGAAAAAGGGCTCCACAGGATGCGGAGTGGTACTTGACGGAGGCGTTCATACCACCGTGACCATTGGCGAGGAGATAACTAATACAGAGATATTCCTCAACAAAAACAAGGTCGTGGGTGATACCAGCCGAGCAGTTGTGGAAGCGATAACAGAGCTTCCTGTAAAGGTAGAAAGCATATCTGACATACCAATTGGGTGCGGATTCGGAGCATCAGGAGCCGGAGCACTGGGAACAGCTTATGCATTGAACTATGCCCTCGGACTTGACCTAACCGCAAGCAAGCTTAATGATATAGCACATGTAGCGGAAGTCGGCAATGGCAGTGGACTGGGAGATGTTACAGGACAGGCACATGGTGGGATCCTTATTAGAAAGACACCGGGAGCACCATCTATTGCTTCGGTCGACTGCATACCTTCAAAAGAGAACGATGTTTACTGTGCGGTCCTTGGGGAATTGTCAACAAAATCAGTATTGAGTAATCCGGAGATGGTAAAGAACATCAATGCTGCCGGAAAAGAGGCCATGAAAAAACTAATGCAAAAGCCTTCTGTTGAGAACTTCATGACCTGCTCAAAGGAGTTTACCATGCAGGGCAAGCTTGCAAGCGAAAAGGTCCTGGATGCCATAGAAGCAGCAGATTCTATCGGAGTCACAGCATCTCAGGCAATGCTTGGAAATGCAGTGTTTTCAATGCCTTCACCATCAACAAACTATGAGCTTGAAGAGATTTTTTCAGAGTTTGGCACTGTACTCAAATTCAAGGTGATGACAGGTAGCATCAAAATTACCTGAGTGAAAACATATTTAAGAATTCCATTTATACATGGAGAGAATTAAAAAGTTTTCAATTATTTGAGAGGTTAGAACATGGTTGTTGAAGGTGAATGGGAACCTGAGCCCCCCAGAAGGGCACCTGATTTCCCTATAAAGGAAATACCACCCATAATGGTTAAAGTATTCCGCTCTATTGCAGTTGTTTTTGTAATATTGATCATTTTTTCAGTAATGTTCGGTTCAATTTTTGTTTCTGTCGGAGCCGGAGAAGTAGGTGTTAAATTTAACCAGTTCGGTGGTGTGGAAGATGATGAACTCGGAGAGGGACTGCACATAGTCCCACCATGGGTCAGTGTGACCAAGTACTCGGTCAGAAGTGAAACATACACCATGAGTGGAGTTACCGATGAGGGCCAGATAGTAGGAGATGACCAGATCAAAGCCCTTACAGTGGAAGGGCTTACACTGGGACTGGATATCACCGTCAGATACAGAGTAATACCTGATGAGGCCAGCAACGTACATCAGAATCTTGGAACTAACTATGCGGAAAAGATAATTCGCCCTACGATAAGATCATCCATACGTGAAGTAGTGTCCACAAAAACCGCTTTGCAGGTGTACGGCGAGGAAAGACAACTGGTTGCAGGCGAAATGCTGACCAATATCGACAATGCTCTGGGAAGCGATGGCATCATCGTGGAAGAAGTACTTGTGAGGAACGTTGTGTTACCAACAAGGGTCGCTGAGGCCATCGAGGCAAAACTCCAGGCTGACCAGGATGCCCAGAGGATGATATTCGTAAAAGAAAAAGAGCAGCTGGAAGCAGAAAGGAAGATCATCGAGGCTAATGGTATTGCAAATGCAACCATCGCGAAGGCACATGGTGAAGCTGAAGCACTTGGAATTATCAATGAACAACTGGCAAAGAATCCTAACCTCATAAATTACAAGTACATAGAAATGTTGCAGGGACAGGAAATACAGACTATGCTCGTCCCCACTGATCAGGGGATAATACTTGATGCCAGCAAATGAACATAAGGAGAAAACGGACTGAATGACAGGAATTACGAAAGACCACCCCAGATATGAATCCCTCATCACAAGGGAAAAGATAGTAGAAGGAGTAAATATGGGCATTACCAGCAAGCAAGGACTGGTTGCCCAGGGTCGTGGCGAAGCCTTTGACTATATATTAGGGGAGAAGACAATCGAATCTGCAGCGATTGCCGAAAGAGCGGCAGTCGCCTACATACTTCTTGCAAAGAACCCCATTATATCCGTGAACGGAAATACGGGGGCACTTGTACCTGACCAGCTAGTGTCACTTGCTGACATCACAGGTGCAAGACTTGAAGTGAACCTTTTCCACAGAAGTGATGCAAGGGTGCATAAGATAACAGAACACCTGAAGGCACATGGTGCAGGTGTCGTTCTTGGTGGCAAGGGCGATAAGAGACTTGACCTTTCGCATGACAGGGCAATTGTTGATGAGGAGGGTATTTTCAGTGCAGATGTTGTGCTGGTGCCACTTGAAGACGGAGACCGTTGCCAGAAGCTTGTGGAAATGGGAAAGACCGTTATTACGATCGACCTCAACCCTCTTTCCAGAACATCACTTACATCCACTGTCACTATTGTTGACAATGTCACCAGGGCACTCAACAATATGATCCAGTTCACAAAGGATATGAAAGGCGGGAGTAAAGACTCGCTTCAGGCTGTTATTGATGCTTATGACAATGACAGGGTCATATCAGATGCCCTGTATTCCATGCAGGAACACCTGAAAAACAAAGCAGAAGAGAAAGGAATTACATGGATCTGATAGAGACCACGCGCCAGTTTGTTGCCGAAATCCTTGCAGATGAACCAAGCACCCATGATATGTCGCATATTGAGCGTGTTGAGAACACCTGTATGAATATACACAAAAAGGAAGGTGGCGACCTGCAGGTCCTTCGTCTTGCAGCCCTGCTCCATGATGTGGGTATTGTAAGAGAGCACAAAGAAGGCGGAAATCATGCGCAGTACAGTGCGGAGATTGCAACTGAATTCCTCAGGGAGAACGGAGCAGAGGCAGAACTTATCGATCATGTGGCATCATGCATCCTTACCCATCGTTTCAGCCGGGGAATGCAGGCACAGACCATCGAGGCTAAGATCCTTCAGGATGCCGACAGGATAGATGCACTGGGTTCCGTGGGAATTTTCCGCTCACTCGTTTCAATGGGTGCTTTAAGGGCACTGAAACAGACCATTGGAACTGTGAAGGAAACCTCCATGAATGCTTACGCAGAAGACCCGTTCGATGGTTTCTACGATTATATGGAGAGGAAACCTTTCAAGATTATGGAAAGGCTGAACACAGAGACTGCAAAGGAAATTGCAGACCAGAGACTGGCAATAATGCGAATATATCTTGAGCAACTAAAGCAAGAAACGTTATAGGAGAGAGATTATGGCCGATATGATAATCAAAAATGCTTATATCCTCACAATGGACCCGTCCGTAGGAGACATAGAGAACGGAGTGGTGGTCATTGAGAATGGAATGATCAAAGAGATAGGAACTTCCACGCAGTGCAGCGCAGAGAAGGTTATCGATGCAAAAGGTTCAGTCCTTATGCCCGGACTTATAAACACCCACTGCCACGCAGGAATGACCATTTTCAGAGGCTATGCCGATGATATGCAGTTACAGGACTGGCTTGAGAATCATATATGGCCTGCTGAAGCACAACTTACAGACGA
This window contains:
- a CDS encoding 23S rRNA (uridine(2552)-2'-O)-methyltransferase, with translation MARDRRDKYYWKAKDEGYRSRASYKLFQINGKHNIIKEGDTVVDLGAAPGGWLEVAKEISGGRVVGVDLKRIAPIEGVETVMGDITADRTIEKILGLVGQGGADVVICDAAPNLSGNWSLDHARSIDLTRSALGCAKKILKPNGHFVVKVFQGDMFNQFLEEVRDNFAFTRSYSPQASRSQSAEIYIVGKKFLTSPVRRGSEFEVEIKELGSSGDGAVLIDNFVVFVKGVELGDRVRIKVQDVKPNFAFAEVIKRLE
- a CDS encoding DUF7109 family protein, whose translation is MLSKEELCGIVDALGALTVDEIYHVAKELYLLRGSVPLTLPSIKNLCEDAEKEHLIAVVSWEEIEGLDEDELSYYISGPNAFPEVPFDLSEVIDILEMAKREVELSRVASRFSKNLHKRIKNLDDKINSVNEGRFHPKDLENLEHRYSDILNQYYDYSFWLPDTMAGLEAGIQELSSRIEALKSAQGI
- a CDS encoding Vms1/Ankzf1 family peptidyl-tRNA hydrolase, whose protein sequence is MVEKEKVINNINYIFKKYSGKEELENEINRLRSHILELELDVKTANVRYEKGAASEKKAIAAKQEAEENLKAAEVKLCTLEHELDKQKVEASGDLSFTHVDLFNKQRTEEFLLCISSVKYLTESLLTVCIAAGGRLDGIRDYENLLRLIDSETLALIEKVDSSTGFVLFHSPDHMVNELIIPPLPLKSSYWGTGNNFDITPVIELLNKDASICVLVAHAGESFVGLSLDREEFDSFQVIKSSVKAKHAKGGFSQRRFERLRDEDIAHHIDKVKFSLKDMLEEFEGTIDYLILAGDPQLAREIATDIPLDIEQVLSSSDIHIEKNNISDILNQILISRRYRF
- a CDS encoding formylglycine-generating enzyme family protein, with translation MRIGTKQVITIMAVLLLAIAATGCTSDDNGSDSKGGSSSADNGDLGDEFTNSIGVEFQLIEDGSFDMGTSKYAYSQPIHEVRLDDPFYIGKYEVTQEQWETVMGNNPSSYKGNDQPVESVSWNDVQEFIDKLNEVEGTTKYRLPTEAEWEYAARAGSTTLYSFGEIDEDEGPFLKDYAWYQENSYEHTHNVGEKLPNEWGLYDVHGNVWEYVQDSWVDDYSGAQEDGSAVEKGASFLRVARGGSYSSKENALYTAYRKKQDPRDGDSAIGFRLVMDA
- a CDS encoding Fe-S-containing protein, whose product is MNRKLIIVSLLAIIVSISALGCLDSESSASAGGSGPVKGTWIEPWTSADTVSIPVSSVERYTNVHFKVNTDIGEVSVMAYKLNDEVQVRSNVCPPCGSIGFTLTGDVLVCDSCGTVFDAATGEGIRGGCVAYPKESIPYTISDGNIVMNMDDVVTAHKMTVEAY
- a CDS encoding ABC transporter ATP-binding protein, which translates into the protein MSENHDVIRVTDVTKNYNLGSTEVEVLHGIDLAIKNGEFVSIMGQSGSGKTTLMNLIGMLDHPTSGSIHINGDDITGRSQKELVELRRKAVGFIFQQFHLIPSLTAYENVALPLVFAGEKDDGAVASAMEKVGLSHRMNHRPSELSGGEQQRVAIARAVVMNPKILLADEPTGALDALTGSRIISLLKSLAGEMTVIMVTHNSELAAYSDRIIELQDGYVK
- a CDS encoding ABC transporter permease; the protein is MHLHSFVLKDVFRRKTKLLVAVLGVVVAAAAIVAVVTTFSAATEGFHEATNKFGANIIVRPEIESIPLVDGYSSMGSLYAGNNYIEESDIPKIYTIKDNASLSVVAPRLYGIAELQGSSVVVMGVDPEQEMNLKPWWNIQGHWMSSENTEQPEVLVGSDIAIPLGLKEGSMITLSKDNISINAQVAGVIESTGDNEDSYIILPLAASQYLLSQEGKVSSLEVRALCNACPVEEMSQQIEGVLPGMEARAMSQIVQNEMAIVNHTKSSAMAVSIITLLVSTLTVASTMLASVNEKMKEIGIMRAIGASDVQVVSMLFLEGAIIGIVGGCIGFLIGTLASFVSAPMLVSVTPDPMWDLMLPVVAICMFTGMVASLVPAKRALGIDPAEVLRSV
- a CDS encoding BlaI/MecI/CopY family transcriptional regulator, which codes for MVKLDRINLSNEGLTKFFSPIESQIMQTLWESEELTTPEITERTGIPLSSVAGTLDRLVKAGFATRELDKSGAKVRYLYSAADSMDNTANTITKKVLDSLVDTFGKVAIENFHTYHNKK
- a CDS encoding M48 family metalloprotease, with the protein product MFSIQDEVECYIACINEAGLLPVIGISIILALAMFTIYFKTRKPVARLSSFAAGQLFIISAIAAIVYAMQCSQMLSIEIYLGYVTLSTVIILLLPRAYYKVLIKRYEARPITEIMDWPQGFVNDLDTKSSVYYYDSAVPRAFASGKAIFLSLGILELVDTSELKAILAHEVWHLRYNSRTPILRQLALMSFTKNRSEDELETLADMFAEKVVSKKALESARAKIS
- a CDS encoding GNAT family N-acetyltransferase, whose protein sequence is MNPLPFPRPATLADKPKLLSLYREVASRSGGIIREPHEITEEYINKFLTNSLADGIILVVDDIGSGRVIGEIHTYRPSLCVFSHVLEHLTLVVHPSFQRKGIGRMLFTTLLSKVRSEHPEVLRVEVIVKESNHAARNLYRSLGFVEEGWLEKKIRRSDGGFEADIPMAWFNPDYGMR